A window of the Euzebya pacifica genome harbors these coding sequences:
- a CDS encoding MFS transporter: MSRLTPRAGALTVQAKALAFVLFAVAFGTNVSTPLLLLYRERLDLSATSVTVIFAVYAAGLLPALFLAGPASDRLGRRPVVVPFVVVSVLASAMFLGASAGLWVLLLARLAQGMVSGAVFSVGSAWMGELVPDQGAASRAAATALSLGFGLGPLTAGALAQWAPAPALTPFVVHLVLMAGALAVLRRVPETLLAPRGTGPLLNLGVPRAARQPFLRFVVPAALCVFTFPSVAAVTLPLRLQAAMPGIALVVTGAAAGLALTTGAFVQRLEKRMGPALAAPAGAAAGALGLALGLVAAAVDVPWVLLPAATALGVGYGLTLAAGLTATQRLADPAARGALVSTFYAVAYLGFGVPVVISVVGEGTSFDGGLQVLLACTLAIVGLLSLRLDRATVDRPRPSAAPLTTS; the protein is encoded by the coding sequence ATGTCCCGCCTCACGCCCCGCGCCGGGGCGCTCACCGTCCAGGCCAAGGCGTTGGCGTTCGTGTTGTTCGCCGTCGCGTTCGGCACCAACGTGTCCACCCCGCTGCTGCTGCTGTATCGCGAGCGGCTGGATCTCTCCGCCACGTCGGTCACCGTGATCTTCGCCGTCTACGCGGCGGGCCTGCTGCCGGCCCTGTTCCTGGCGGGTCCTGCGTCGGATCGCCTCGGGCGGCGCCCGGTGGTGGTGCCCTTCGTGGTTGTGTCCGTCCTCGCGTCCGCGATGTTCCTCGGCGCCTCGGCCGGGCTGTGGGTGCTGCTCCTGGCACGGCTGGCCCAGGGGATGGTGTCGGGGGCCGTGTTCAGCGTCGGCAGCGCATGGATGGGTGAGCTCGTCCCCGATCAGGGCGCGGCGAGTCGTGCGGCGGCGACCGCGCTCAGCCTCGGGTTCGGACTGGGGCCGCTCACCGCCGGGGCGCTGGCCCAGTGGGCCCCTGCCCCGGCCCTCACCCCTTTCGTCGTGCACCTGGTCCTGATGGCGGGTGCGCTGGCGGTCCTTCGTCGCGTGCCCGAGACGCTGCTCGCCCCCCGGGGGACAGGGCCCCTGCTGAATCTCGGGGTGCCGCGGGCGGCACGGCAACCCTTCCTGCGGTTCGTCGTGCCCGCTGCCCTGTGCGTCTTCACGTTCCCCTCCGTGGCCGCCGTGACGCTGCCGCTTCGGTTGCAGGCGGCGATGCCCGGGATCGCCCTCGTGGTCACGGGCGCGGCGGCCGGGCTGGCCCTGACGACCGGGGCCTTCGTGCAACGGCTGGAGAAGCGCATGGGACCCGCGCTGGCTGCGCCCGCCGGCGCCGCAGCCGGGGCACTCGGGTTGGCCCTCGGGTTGGTGGCGGCGGCCGTTGACGTGCCGTGGGTGCTGTTGCCCGCTGCCACGGCCCTGGGGGTCGGCTACGGGTTGACCCTGGCGGCGGGGTTGACCGCCACCCAGCGCCTGGCTGATCCCGCGGCACGGGGCGCGCTGGTGTCGACCTTCTACGCCGTGGCCTACCTCGGCTTCGGCGTTCCCGTCGTGATCAGCGTGGTGGGGGAGGGGACCAGCTTCGACGGCGGGTTGCAGGTTCTGCTCGCCTGCACGTTGGCGATCGTCGGGCTGCTGTCGCTCCGGCTGGACCGGGCCACGGTCGACCGTCCGCGGCCGAGCGCCGCACCGCTGACCACGTCCTGA
- the thrC gene encoding threonine synthase codes for MKYVSTRGDATPQPFCDILLEGLAPDGGLYLPETYPTVDDATLTRWRRLGYADLAVEVLGLFIDDIPDDELRRIVEETYTAERFGTPDITPLRPLGDSGILVQELSNGPTLAFKDMAMQLLGALFEYELGRRGETLNILGATSGDTGSAAEYAMRGRDGIRVFMLTPEGRMSPFQQAQMFSLTDPNIHNIAVAGVFDDAQDIVKAVSNDLAFKRAHRIGTVNSINWARLVAQVVYYVAGYLRATTDNDQAVSFTVPSGNFGNVCAGHVARSMGVPIDKLVVATNENNVLAEFFATGTYRVRSGAETHETSSPSMDISKASNFERFVFDLVGRDGDRVRGLFGEALATDGSFSVTPEEFDRVASFGFLADTSTHADRVATIEATWAQHGSLVDPHTADGLTVAARHVADGVPMIVLETALPAKFAATIHEAIGREPEIPERLAGLLDLPQRVRAMDADVSQVKAFIAETCA; via the coding sequence ATGAAGTACGTCAGCACCCGCGGTGACGCGACCCCGCAGCCCTTCTGCGACATCCTGCTGGAGGGGCTCGCGCCCGACGGCGGCCTGTACCTGCCGGAGACCTATCCGACGGTGGACGACGCCACGCTGACGCGCTGGCGCAGGCTGGGCTATGCCGACCTCGCCGTCGAGGTCCTCGGACTGTTCATCGACGACATCCCCGACGACGAGCTGCGCCGGATCGTCGAGGAGACCTACACCGCCGAGCGGTTCGGGACGCCCGACATCACGCCGCTCCGTCCGCTGGGCGACAGCGGCATCCTGGTCCAGGAGCTGTCCAACGGGCCCACGCTGGCGTTCAAGGACATGGCGATGCAGCTCCTCGGCGCGCTGTTCGAGTACGAGCTCGGCCGTCGCGGCGAGACGCTGAACATCCTCGGGGCGACGTCCGGTGACACCGGCAGCGCCGCGGAGTACGCGATGCGGGGCCGCGACGGCATCCGCGTGTTCATGCTGACCCCCGAGGGACGGATGAGCCCGTTCCAGCAGGCCCAGATGTTCAGCCTCACCGACCCCAACATCCACAACATCGCCGTCGCTGGGGTCTTCGACGACGCACAGGACATCGTCAAGGCGGTCTCCAACGACCTGGCGTTCAAGCGGGCCCACAGGATCGGGACGGTCAACTCCATCAACTGGGCACGTCTGGTCGCCCAGGTCGTCTACTACGTGGCCGGCTACCTGCGGGCGACGACCGACAACGACCAGGCCGTCAGCTTCACCGTGCCGTCGGGGAACTTCGGCAACGTCTGCGCCGGCCACGTGGCCCGGTCCATGGGCGTCCCGATCGACAAGCTCGTGGTCGCCACGAACGAGAACAACGTGCTGGCGGAGTTCTTCGCCACCGGCACCTACCGGGTTCGCAGCGGCGCGGAGACCCACGAGACCTCCAGCCCCTCGATGGACATCTCCAAGGCGTCGAACTTCGAACGGTTCGTGTTCGACCTCGTCGGTCGCGATGGCGACAGGGTCCGCGGGCTGTTCGGCGAGGCGCTGGCCACCGATGGGTCCTTCTCGGTCACGCCCGAGGAGTTCGACCGGGTGGCGTCCTTCGGGTTCCTCGCCGACACCAGCACCCACGCTGACCGCGTCGCCACGATCGAGGCGACATGGGCGCAGCACGGCTCGCTGGTCGACCCGCACACCGCCGACGGGCTGACGGTGGCCGCGCGTCACGTGGCCGACGGCGTGCCGATGATCGTGCTGGAGACCGCCCTGCCGGCCAAGTTCGCCGCGACCATCCACGAGGCGATCGGCCGCGAACCCGAGATCCCCGAACGGCTCGCTGGGCTGCTCGACCTGCCCCAACGGGTGCGGGCCATGGATGCCGACGTGTCGCAGGTCAAGGCGTTCATCGCCGAGACCTGCGCGTAG
- a CDS encoding cell wall-binding repeat-containing protein: protein MSLIAIAVTAAVVAGMVTAEPAEAMSEAGDHLPSVTSGHRPGPDALYLPPPRAPQLENVGPWQAEPLLISGAHAYRDGEWLYQDFLFDDHGATGVLDPSDPYGVSTNLYSPAAGTFTYPTDEVYRHNAADLVELRITRLDDATALRITLNTLVDPALTAVTIALGDAGSHDWPHGAGASSLAEVFLTTHGGTAELLDAATGEVISPAPTVTVDLERRQLDLRIPDGAWNPGTAAVPVTVGVGLWDVDAGTYLAPQPGPATEDTPGGGSLVGSALVNVGPRLDEPTPFIAGVTMADTAVGARALAPWWRERQQSLQLTAGDLSPFSTTVDFGALGAGGTTDESTLPTSGPMNRIHASRYVAGQGIEPDNVCFAISSTPSTPGTSCHGRYVGQLQPYAMYVPEGEPPADGWGLTLLLHSLSANHNQYLSTNNQVQLGERGEGHIVVTPEGRGPDGFYTGVPEAETFEVWADAARHHTIDTDRVAVSGYSMGGFGTYRLLARWPDLFANGFSVVGAPGTVADQLPSLHNIPLLTWNAAADELVNIGDAEAAHAGLVDAGVAHVYDLFTTADHLTLAGNDEYTPGAEWMGDAEVDRDPSTIRYVLDPTEDSADVVADHAYWLSGLRLADPDAAPTGTIEVHSAAFGNGRRTAEETSPGGGALVGGNAGAITYVERGVTQTDAEATTPADRLEITATNIARVTIDPARAGVTCDAELVIDSDGPLDVVLAGCPGSGIERLDAEDPVALSVLASRRAFEDGTASGATLATTADFADATTGSALASAGPLLLTGPDRLDDRVAAVLAELLEDGADVRLLGGAAALAAQVEDDVRALGFVPRRIAGPTRIETAVAIATTVEQLIGTPDRYLLARAFGTATAPTSAWADAIGASSAAALHGWPILLTDRTTLHAATAGWLDANADDRPISVLGGEAALSAAVAGALPGGSPIARIGGATRDETAALISSELLGVSQSTAGRQLHVHDGWAADGWAWGLAGTSLAATAARPLLPLNADGLAVGSARLLACGVPPATAVVLGDTTELSDTVLQRHLACPVEE, encoded by the coding sequence ATGTCGCTGATCGCGATCGCGGTCACCGCGGCGGTGGTGGCCGGGATGGTGACCGCCGAACCGGCGGAGGCGATGTCCGAGGCGGGCGACCACCTGCCATCGGTCACCAGCGGACACCGGCCGGGACCGGACGCGCTGTACCTGCCGCCACCACGGGCACCACAGCTGGAGAACGTCGGGCCGTGGCAGGCGGAACCGCTGCTGATCTCCGGTGCCCACGCCTACCGGGACGGGGAGTGGCTCTACCAGGACTTCCTGTTCGACGACCACGGGGCCACCGGCGTCCTCGACCCCTCCGACCCCTACGGCGTGTCGACCAACCTCTACTCCCCCGCCGCCGGCACCTTCACCTATCCGACCGACGAGGTCTACCGCCACAACGCCGCTGACCTCGTGGAGCTGCGGATCACGCGCCTCGACGACGCCACCGCGCTGCGCATCACCCTCAACACGCTCGTCGACCCGGCCCTGACCGCGGTCACGATCGCGCTCGGCGACGCCGGGAGCCACGACTGGCCCCACGGCGCGGGGGCGTCATCCCTCGCGGAGGTCTTCCTGACCACCCATGGCGGCACCGCCGAGCTGCTCGACGCCGCGACCGGCGAGGTCATCAGCCCTGCCCCCACGGTCACCGTCGACCTCGAACGACGGCAGCTCGACCTGCGGATTCCCGACGGCGCGTGGAACCCAGGGACCGCAGCGGTCCCGGTCACCGTCGGCGTGGGGCTGTGGGACGTCGACGCAGGCACCTACCTCGCCCCCCAGCCCGGACCCGCCACCGAGGACACCCCCGGCGGTGGCAGCCTCGTCGGCAGCGCGCTGGTCAACGTCGGCCCGCGGCTGGACGAACCGACCCCGTTCATCGCGGGGGTCACGATGGCCGACACGGCCGTCGGTGCCCGTGCCCTCGCCCCGTGGTGGCGCGAACGGCAGCAGTCGCTGCAGCTGACCGCTGGGGACCTCTCCCCCTTCTCCACCACCGTCGACTTCGGCGCACTCGGCGCCGGCGGGACGACCGACGAGTCGACCCTGCCCACCAGCGGACCCATGAACCGCATCCACGCCAGCCGCTACGTGGCCGGCCAGGGGATCGAGCCCGACAACGTCTGCTTCGCCATCTCCAGCACCCCGAGCACACCGGGCACGAGCTGCCACGGCCGCTACGTCGGCCAGCTGCAGCCCTACGCCATGTACGTGCCCGAGGGCGAGCCACCAGCCGACGGGTGGGGGCTGACGCTCCTGCTGCACTCGCTGTCGGCCAACCACAACCAGTACCTGTCGACCAACAACCAGGTCCAGCTCGGCGAGCGAGGCGAGGGCCACATCGTCGTCACGCCCGAGGGCCGTGGCCCCGACGGCTTCTACACCGGAGTGCCCGAGGCCGAGACGTTCGAGGTCTGGGCCGACGCCGCGCGCCACCACACCATCGACACCGACCGGGTCGCGGTGTCCGGCTACTCCATGGGCGGGTTCGGGACCTACCGGCTGCTCGCACGTTGGCCCGACCTCTTCGCCAATGGCTTCTCCGTCGTCGGCGCCCCGGGCACGGTCGCCGATCAGCTGCCGTCCCTGCACAACATCCCGCTGCTGACCTGGAACGCCGCTGCGGACGAGCTGGTCAACATCGGCGACGCCGAAGCCGCGCACGCCGGCCTCGTCGACGCAGGCGTTGCCCATGTCTACGACCTGTTCACCACGGCCGATCACCTGACCCTGGCGGGCAACGACGAGTACACCCCGGGTGCGGAGTGGATGGGGGACGCCGAGGTCGACCGTGACCCGTCCACGATCCGTTACGTCCTCGACCCGACCGAGGACTCCGCCGACGTCGTCGCCGACCATGCCTACTGGCTGTCCGGCCTGCGCCTCGCCGACCCGGACGCTGCCCCCACCGGGACGATCGAGGTCCATTCCGCGGCGTTCGGGAACGGCCGGAGGACGGCCGAGGAGACCAGCCCGGGCGGCGGCGCCCTCGTCGGCGGCAACGCCGGCGCGATCACCTACGTGGAGCGCGGTGTCACCCAGACCGACGCCGAGGCCACCACACCAGCCGACCGCCTCGAGATCACTGCCACCAACATCGCGAGGGTCACCATCGATCCGGCCCGGGCAGGCGTGACCTGCGATGCCGAGCTCGTCATCGACAGCGACGGGCCGCTGGACGTCGTCCTGGCCGGGTGTCCCGGCTCGGGCATCGAGCGCCTCGACGCCGAGGACCCGGTGGCCCTGTCGGTCCTCGCGTCCCGTCGGGCGTTCGAGGACGGCACCGCCTCCGGGGCCACCCTGGCCACCACGGCCGACTTCGCCGACGCCACCACCGGGTCGGCACTCGCGTCAGCCGGGCCGCTGCTGCTGACCGGGCCGGACCGCCTCGACGATCGCGTCGCAGCCGTCCTGGCCGAGCTGCTCGAGGACGGCGCCGACGTTCGCTTGCTCGGCGGCGCCGCGGCGCTGGCGGCGCAGGTCGAGGACGACGTGCGCGCCCTCGGGTTCGTCCCACGTCGCATCGCCGGGCCGACCCGCATCGAGACGGCTGTTGCGATCGCCACGACGGTCGAGCAGCTGATCGGGACCCCCGACCGCTACCTGCTGGCCCGTGCGTTCGGCACGGCGACCGCCCCGACCAGCGCCTGGGCCGATGCCATCGGCGCGTCGTCGGCTGCCGCGCTGCACGGCTGGCCGATCCTCCTCACCGACCGTACGACCCTGCATGCCGCCACCGCCGGATGGCTCGACGCCAACGCCGACGATCGACCGATCAGCGTCCTCGGCGGCGAAGCGGCCCTGTCCGCTGCGGTCGCTGGCGCGCTGCCGGGCGGCAGCCCCATCGCCCGGATCGGGGGCGCCACCCGCGACGAGACCGCAGCGCTGATCAGCAGCGAGCTGCTCGGTGTGAGCCAGTCAACTGCCGGCCGGCAGCTCCACGTGCACGACGGCTGGGCGGCAGACGGCTGGGCGTGGGGGCTGGCCGGCACCTCCCTTGCCGCCACCGCGGCGCGGCCGCTGCTGCCCCTCAACGCCGACGGGTTGGCCGTCGGCAGCGCTCGACTGCTCGCCTGTGGTGTGCCGCCGGCGACCGCCGTCGTGCTCGGCGACACCACCGAGCTGTCCGACACCGTCCTGCAGCGGCACCTGGCCTGCCCCGTCGAGGAGTAG
- a CDS encoding SRPBCC family protein: MTLFAQRVIADDVLAVEPGRVFDVLADPNCLATLTPLVARIETDGERWTWQLVEVSALGVTATARFTTLMDIGSEAIRFRPATDVDERASATGHLEVTADETGGTRVAIDLTATVELPLPRMMSRPVTAVMFATMRGGGSRFADNLLDHLGNPDRRGMDVRAADATSGQAVSA, from the coding sequence ATGACTCTCTTCGCACAGCGCGTGATCGCCGACGACGTCCTCGCCGTCGAGCCGGGCCGGGTCTTCGACGTCCTGGCCGATCCGAACTGCCTGGCCACGCTGACCCCCCTGGTCGCTCGCATCGAGACCGACGGCGAGCGGTGGACCTGGCAGCTGGTGGAGGTGTCGGCCCTGGGTGTGACCGCGACCGCACGGTTCACCACGCTCATGGACATCGGCAGCGAGGCGATCCGCTTCCGTCCGGCAACCGACGTCGACGAACGCGCGTCCGCGACCGGCCACCTCGAGGTCACCGCCGACGAGACCGGTGGGACGCGGGTGGCCATCGACCTGACCGCGACCGTCGAGCTGCCCCTGCCGCGGATGATGTCCCGGCCGGTCACGGCCGTGATGTTCGCCACGATGCGTGGTGGCGGAAGCCGCTTCGCCGACAACCTGCTGGACCACCTCGGCAACCCCGACCGGCGCGGCATGGACGTCCGTGCCGCCGACGCCACGTCGGGCCAGGCGGTGTCTGCGTAG
- a CDS encoding glutathione peroxidase, whose translation MNVYDIAIPGLEGTPAAVLDQQRGRATLIVNVASRCGLTPQYEGLVELADRYGDRGFGVVGVPCNQFMGQEPGSAGEIREFCSTTYGVDFPLTAKVDVNGDDRHPLYEALASTPDADGHDGDIRWNFEKFLVGPDGVVVQRFGPKVEPLDNTVTSAIEASLPAQQG comes from the coding sequence ATGAACGTCTACGACATCGCCATCCCCGGTCTCGAGGGTACCCCGGCCGCCGTGCTCGACCAGCAGCGGGGTCGTGCGACCCTGATCGTCAACGTGGCCTCGCGGTGCGGGCTGACCCCGCAGTACGAGGGGCTGGTCGAGCTGGCCGACCGCTACGGGGACCGCGGGTTCGGGGTCGTCGGAGTGCCGTGCAACCAGTTCATGGGGCAGGAACCTGGCAGCGCCGGAGAGATCCGCGAGTTCTGCAGCACCACCTACGGGGTCGACTTCCCGTTGACGGCGAAGGTCGACGTCAACGGCGACGACCGCCACCCGCTGTACGAGGCGCTCGCCTCGACCCCCGACGCCGACGGCCATGACGGCGACATCCGCTGGAACTTCGAGAAGTTCCTCGTCGGTCCCGACGGCGTCGTCGTGCAACGGTTCGGGCCGAAGGTCGAGCCGCTCGACAACACCGTCACCAGCGCCATCGAGGCCTCGCTGCCCGCCCAGCAGGGCTGA
- a CDS encoding hemolysin family protein produces MNSIWLQLGLVGVLVVMNALFAGSEMALVSLREGQLAKLEQQGSRGALLARLAREPNQFLATIQIGITLAGFLASATAAVSLAEPLEAPLEAVLGGAARPVSIVLVTAALTFLTLVFGELAPKRVALQRTESWGLLAARPLAGLATLTRPVVWLLGISTDVVVRLLGADPSMQREEITEGDLRDMVAVQPELNEHERRIIDGAFEFADHTLRQVMVPRVEVVSLPHDHDAAGASTVLAESGHTRVPVHLGDLDEVIGTVHLRDLVGAEGQLADHVRPVLVLPESVGCLDALHRMQEERQQMVVVIDEHGGTAGIVTVEDLMEELVGEIWDEADPDVRGVERNPDGSMLLEGSYPVHDLVDIGVDLPRGDYTTVGGLVLATLHRIPERGDRVRVGDWDLEVVEATTRRVRRVLLTPVGEEPKGD; encoded by the coding sequence ATGAACTCCATATGGCTCCAGCTCGGACTCGTCGGCGTCCTCGTGGTGATGAACGCACTGTTCGCCGGCAGCGAAATGGCCCTGGTCAGCCTCCGCGAGGGCCAGCTGGCGAAGCTCGAGCAGCAGGGCAGCCGGGGCGCGCTGCTGGCCCGCCTTGCCCGCGAGCCAAACCAGTTCCTGGCCACGATCCAGATCGGCATCACCCTCGCCGGCTTCCTGGCCTCCGCGACCGCGGCCGTGTCCCTGGCCGAACCGCTGGAGGCACCGCTGGAGGCGGTCCTCGGTGGGGCGGCGCGACCCGTGTCCATCGTCCTGGTGACCGCCGCGCTGACCTTCCTCACCCTGGTGTTCGGCGAGCTCGCCCCCAAGCGCGTGGCGTTGCAGCGCACCGAGTCCTGGGGCCTGCTGGCCGCACGCCCCCTCGCGGGACTTGCGACGCTGACCCGTCCGGTGGTGTGGCTCCTCGGCATCTCCACCGACGTCGTCGTGCGGCTGCTGGGCGCCGATCCCTCGATGCAACGCGAGGAGATCACCGAGGGCGACCTGCGCGACATGGTCGCGGTGCAGCCGGAGCTGAACGAGCACGAACGGCGCATCATCGACGGCGCGTTCGAGTTCGCCGACCACACGCTGCGACAGGTGATGGTGCCCAGGGTCGAGGTCGTGTCACTTCCCCACGACCACGACGCCGCCGGGGCGTCGACCGTGCTCGCCGAGAGCGGCCACACCCGGGTCCCCGTGCACCTCGGCGACCTCGACGAGGTCATCGGCACGGTGCACCTGCGTGACCTCGTGGGTGCCGAGGGGCAGCTCGCCGACCACGTCCGCCCGGTCCTGGTGCTGCCCGAGTCCGTGGGGTGCCTCGACGCGCTCCACCGCATGCAGGAGGAGCGCCAGCAGATGGTCGTCGTCATCGACGAGCACGGCGGCACCGCCGGCATCGTCACCGTCGAGGACCTGATGGAGGAGCTGGTGGGCGAGATCTGGGACGAGGCCGACCCCGACGTCCGGGGCGTCGAGCGGAACCCGGACGGCTCGATGTTGCTGGAGGGGTCCTATCCGGTGCATGACCTCGTCGACATCGGCGTCGACCTGCCGCGTGGTGACTACACCACCGTCGGCGGGCTGGTCCTCGCCACGCTGCACCGCATCCCCGAACGTGGCGACCGCGTCCGCGTGGGCGACTGGGACCTCGAGGTGGTCGAGGCCACGACCCGGCGCGTCCGGCGGGTGCTGCTGACACCCGTGGGGGAGGAGCCGAAAGGGGACTAG
- a CDS encoding nuclear transport factor 2 family protein: protein MVNIRFRPLALLAVTLVASLALLFVVAPQTAESSTADRGGHGQSQSQSQGPKIDSQDVLDTLYQWAEAYDENDPDLMRDAFTDDATFVYASPAFEEPLVFEGIEELMGLFIDALESQHDQRRHVMSNSRIERIDRRTVQVTSYLTLLVVADPADGPIVQSTGVYRDTLVLERDGKWRIQVRDLQLDTAA, encoded by the coding sequence ATGGTCAACATCCGATTCCGTCCGCTCGCGCTGCTCGCCGTGACGCTCGTCGCGAGCCTGGCCCTCCTGTTCGTGGTCGCCCCGCAGACCGCCGAGTCCAGCACCGCCGACCGCGGGGGACACGGCCAGTCCCAGTCCCAGTCGCAGGGCCCGAAGATCGACAGCCAGGACGTGCTCGACACCCTGTATCAGTGGGCCGAGGCCTACGACGAGAACGATCCTGACCTGATGCGGGATGCGTTCACCGACGACGCGACCTTCGTCTACGCCTCGCCTGCGTTCGAGGAACCCCTCGTCTTCGAGGGCATCGAGGAGCTCATGGGGCTGTTCATCGACGCGCTGGAGTCCCAGCACGACCAGCGACGCCACGTGATGAGCAACTCCCGGATCGAGCGGATCGACCGCCGGACCGTCCAGGTCACCTCCTACCTGACCCTCCTCGTGGTCGCCGACCCGGCGGACGGCCCGATCGTGCAGAGCACCGGGGTGTACCGCGACACCCTGGTGCTGGAGCGCGACGGCAAGTGGCGCATCCAGGTCCGTGACCTGCAGCTGGACACCGCCGCCTGA
- a CDS encoding NAD-dependent succinate-semialdehyde dehydrogenase — MPTSTTVNPATGEDIATYTHHTDDELTQLIDAADNAFDKWRRESFQTRANAIRTLGQLLRDNVDELSALMSEEMGKVIGQGPSEVELCAAICDYTADNGATMLADEDRELDGGRAIVTHQPVGVIYGIQPWNFPIYQVIRYSIPQIMAGNTVLLKHAQNVWGMAERLQELYEDAGLPKGVFTALKISHDQSDEVIANPKVRGVTLTGSDGAGRHVAAVAGKHLKKTVMELGSNDAYVVLSDADIERTVKTCVMGRIVNNGETCVAAKRFIVVDDVYEAFRDAFVERMSGVEMADPTDPKAKLGPMARTELRDTLHDQVTESVEKGATLLLGGEVPDRPGAWYPATVLEDVAPGQPAYDDELFGPAAALIRVKDDAEAMRVANDSRYGLGGGIFSADVDRAIELARTEFDTGMVNINGYNLAKPNLPFGGVKDSGYGREHGGFGIHEFVNTKAVMIVE; from the coding sequence ATGCCGACCAGTACCACCGTGAACCCCGCCACCGGCGAGGACATCGCCACCTACACCCACCACACCGACGACGAGCTGACCCAGCTGATCGACGCGGCCGACAACGCCTTCGACAAGTGGCGCCGCGAGTCCTTCCAGACCCGAGCCAACGCGATCCGGACGCTCGGACAGCTGCTGCGCGACAACGTCGACGAGCTGTCGGCGCTGATGTCGGAGGAGATGGGCAAGGTCATCGGCCAGGGTCCCAGCGAGGTCGAGCTGTGCGCGGCGATCTGTGACTACACCGCCGACAACGGTGCGACCATGCTTGCCGACGAGGACCGCGAGCTCGACGGCGGTCGGGCGATCGTGACCCACCAGCCCGTCGGCGTCATCTACGGCATCCAGCCGTGGAACTTCCCGATCTACCAGGTCATCCGGTACTCGATCCCGCAGATCATGGCCGGCAACACGGTCCTGCTGAAGCACGCCCAGAACGTGTGGGGCATGGCCGAACGGCTGCAGGAGCTCTACGAGGACGCCGGTCTCCCCAAGGGGGTGTTCACGGCGCTGAAGATCTCCCACGACCAGTCCGACGAGGTCATCGCCAACCCGAAGGTCAGGGGTGTCACCCTGACCGGGTCCGACGGCGCTGGCCGCCATGTCGCCGCGGTCGCCGGCAAGCACCTGAAGAAGACCGTGATGGAGCTCGGCAGCAACGACGCCTATGTGGTGCTGTCCGACGCCGACATCGAACGGACCGTGAAGACCTGCGTCATGGGACGCATCGTCAACAACGGCGAGACGTGCGTGGCCGCCAAGCGGTTCATCGTGGTCGACGACGTCTACGAGGCCTTCCGCGACGCCTTCGTCGAGCGGATGTCGGGCGTCGAGATGGCCGACCCGACCGACCCGAAGGCCAAGCTGGGCCCCATGGCCCGGACCGAGCTGCGCGACACCCTCCACGACCAGGTCACCGAGTCCGTGGAGAAGGGCGCCACCCTGCTGCTCGGCGGTGAGGTCCCCGACCGACCCGGCGCCTGGTATCCCGCGACCGTCCTCGAGGACGTGGCCCCGGGCCAGCCGGCCTACGACGACGAGCTGTTCGGTCCGGCTGCGGCGCTGATCCGCGTCAAGGACGACGCCGAGGCCATGCGGGTCGCCAACGATTCACGCTACGGCCTGGGTGGCGGCATCTTCTCCGCTGACGTCGACCGCGCGATCGAGCTCGCCCGCACCGAGTTCGACACCGGCATGGTCAACATCAACGGCTACAACCTGGCCAAGCCGAACCTGCCGTTCGGTGGCGTCAAGGATTCCGGGTACGGCCGCGAGCACGGCGGCTTCGGCATCCACGAGTTCGTCAACACCAAGGCCGTGATGATCGTCGAGTAG